One Numenius arquata chromosome 9, bNumArq3.hap1.1, whole genome shotgun sequence DNA window includes the following coding sequences:
- the MLF1 gene encoding myeloid leukemia factor 1 isoform X2: MFGGLGRCFEEDPFFRDPFAAHHEYMRQMMRSFSDPFGRDPFLSITDGGERTVDRRGRQDSQVAVRGNRRDVDFGEPFFAMDRMMSNMRNSMLEMQRKFDDLSIHPDTHTFSSSSVMTYSKVGDEPPKVFQASAQTRTAPGGVKETRKALRDSESGLEKMAIGHHIHDRAHVIKKSKNSKTGDEEMNQEFINLDETEAQTFDEEWQKEIMKFKPSRTRGNLEAPKYRSIHHVPKENGSKREKPLALVGSREPRAALENLSVKGTHVPIKSSKK, encoded by the exons ATGTTCGGGGGTCTGGGGCGCTGCTTCGAGGAGGATCCCTTCTTCCG TGATCCTTTTGCTGCACACCATGAATATATGCGGCAGATGATGAGAAGCTTTTCTGATCCTTTTGGACGAGATCCATTTCTCAGTATAACAGATGGTGGGGAGAGAACAGTAGATCGAAGAGGACGCCAGGACTCTCAGGTTGCTGTAAGAGGAAATCGCAGA GATGTGGATTTTGGGGAACCCTTTTTCGCAATGGACAGGATGATGTCAAatatgagaaacagtatgctggaaatgcaaagaaaattt GAtgacctgtccatccatccagaTACACACACGTTCAGCTCCTCCTCTGTGATGACCTACTCCAAAGTAGGGGATGAACCACCGAAAGTTTTCCAAGCTTCAGCTCAGACACGCACCGCTCCAGGAGGT GTTAAGGAGACAAGAAAAGCACTCAGGGATTCTGAAAGTGGACTGGAAAAAATGGCTATTGGTCATCATATTCATGATCGTGCTCATGTCATTAAAAAATCAAAGAACAGCAAGACTGGTGATGAAGAAATGAACCAAGAATTCATCAACCTGGATGAAA CTGAGGCCCAGACCTTTGATGAAGAGTGGCAGAAAGAGATTATGAAGTTCAAGCCATCTAGAACTAGAGGCAATTTAGAAGCTCCAAAGTACAGAAGTATTCACCATGTACCCAAGGAAAACGGATCAAAAAG AGAGAAACCACTTGCACTTGTGGgttccagggagcccagagctgcTTTGGAGAATCTCAGTGTGAAAGGAACACACGTACCcatcaaaagcagcaaaaaataa
- the MLF1 gene encoding myeloid leukemia factor 1 isoform X1, with the protein MSKDGAAGDSCHPQTPDRSWGGSRACSSAGPLPHHAGPGPAASPGNTGLGERQPEEQRWAQRLGLRPDPRRDPSQVPGRTFWSWTAAAAPVATATAVPAEPRPVGFVTASAASGRCWGVSRGAAGAAVRGWRGWRRSHQRGAAAMFGGLGRCFEEDPFFRDPFAAHHEYMRQMMRSFSDPFGRDPFLSITDGGERTVDRRGRQDSQVAVRGNRRATSCSLMPFAGFGRVQDVDFGEPFFAMDRMMSNMRNSMLEMQRKFDDLSIHPDTHTFSSSSVMTYSKVGDEPPKVFQASAQTRTAPGGVKETRKALRDSESGLEKMAIGHHIHDRAHVIKKSKNSKTGDEEMNQEFINLDETEAQTFDEEWQKEIMKFKPSRTRGNLEAPKYRSIHHVPKENGSKREKPLALVGSREPRAALENLSVKGTHVPIKSSKK; encoded by the exons atgagtaaGGACGGGGCAGCGGGCGACAGCTGTCACCCGCAAACGCCTGACAGGAGCTGGGGTGGAAGCCGGGCCTGCTCCTCGGCGGGGCCTCTACCCCACcacgccgggccgggccccgccgcctcgCCAGGCAACACGGGGCTCGGGgagcggcagcccgaggagcagCGATGGGCTCAACGCTTGGGGCTGCGCCCCGATCCCCGCCGGGACCCCAGCCAGGTCCCGGGCCGAACCTTCTGGAGctggacggcggcggcggcgccggttgccacggcaacggccgtccccgccgagccccgcccCGTCGGCTTCGTCACAGCCTCGGCGGCCAGTGGGCGGTGCTGGGGGGTGTCACGTGGGGCAGCGGGCGCCGCCGtgaggggctggcggggctggcggcGCTCACACCAACGGGGAGCTGCAGCCATGTTCGGGGGTCTGGGGCGCTGCTTCGAGGAGGATCCCTTCTTCCG TGATCCTTTTGCTGCACACCATGAATATATGCGGCAGATGATGAGAAGCTTTTCTGATCCTTTTGGACGAGATCCATTTCTCAGTATAACAGATGGTGGGGAGAGAACAGTAGATCGAAGAGGACGCCAGGACTCTCAGGTTGCTGTAAGAGGAAATCGCAGA GCAACGAGCTGCTCCCTCATGCCCTTTGCAGGCTTTGGTAGAGTG CAGGATGTGGATTTTGGGGAACCCTTTTTCGCAATGGACAGGATGATGTCAAatatgagaaacagtatgctggaaatgcaaagaaaattt GAtgacctgtccatccatccagaTACACACACGTTCAGCTCCTCCTCTGTGATGACCTACTCCAAAGTAGGGGATGAACCACCGAAAGTTTTCCAAGCTTCAGCTCAGACACGCACCGCTCCAGGAGGT GTTAAGGAGACAAGAAAAGCACTCAGGGATTCTGAAAGTGGACTGGAAAAAATGGCTATTGGTCATCATATTCATGATCGTGCTCATGTCATTAAAAAATCAAAGAACAGCAAGACTGGTGATGAAGAAATGAACCAAGAATTCATCAACCTGGATGAAA CTGAGGCCCAGACCTTTGATGAAGAGTGGCAGAAAGAGATTATGAAGTTCAAGCCATCTAGAACTAGAGGCAATTTAGAAGCTCCAAAGTACAGAAGTATTCACCATGTACCCAAGGAAAACGGATCAAAAAG AGAGAAACCACTTGCACTTGTGGgttccagggagcccagagctgcTTTGGAGAATCTCAGTGTGAAAGGAACACACGTACCcatcaaaagcagcaaaaaataa